A window of Brevibacterium ihuae contains these coding sequences:
- a CDS encoding FAS1-like dehydratase domain-containing protein codes for MAVNTELQGTSYPLEQPFEVTREAIAQFARATGAHNRAHVDPAVAQEFGYSDVVAPSTFAVIPAQRTEALYIRRPDAGIDFSRVVHGSEQFTYTRPIVAGDVLAATCHVDGIREAGGHAMITTRTELTDADGGDPVATVVSTIVVRGEDA; via the coding sequence ATGGCAGTGAATACGGAGCTGCAGGGCACGAGCTATCCGCTCGAGCAGCCGTTCGAGGTCACCCGGGAGGCGATCGCGCAGTTCGCCCGCGCCACCGGCGCGCACAACCGCGCCCACGTCGACCCCGCGGTCGCCCAGGAGTTCGGCTATTCCGACGTCGTCGCACCGAGCACCTTCGCCGTGATCCCCGCGCAGCGCACCGAGGCGCTCTACATCCGGCGGCCCGACGCGGGCATCGACTTCTCCCGCGTGGTCCACGGCTCGGAGCAGTTCACCTACACCCGGCCGATCGTCGCCGGCGACGTGCTCGCCGCGACCTGCCACGTCGACGGCATCCGCGAGGCCGGCGGCCATGCGATGATCACCACCCGCACCGAGCTCACCGACGCCGACGGCGGCGATCCCGTCGCCACCGTGGTGTCGACCATCGTCGTGAGAGGAGAGGACGCATGA
- a CDS encoding UDP-N-acetylmuramate dehydrogenase, whose protein sequence is MNLAELTTFRVGGPAGSVAEAHTREELRAFSDVLFVGGGSNLLVADEGFPGPVCVIRTSGVEERPLRTERRVLTVEAGENWDDLVARTLDAGLAGLEALSGIPGSVGATPVQNVGAYGAEVADSIESVLVFDRLSGDELVLGRTELEFGYRTSRLKRTAANTGAVQFVVLAVTFRLAESTLSAPIRYAQLARALEVDLGDRVETAEVRRAVLDLRASKGMVLDPADHDTWSAGSFFTNPILPANAALPADAPVYPVVDPVTGARDATLLKTSAAWLIDNAGFSRGFGLDDRATLSTKHTLALTNRGGAQAADILALARRIRDGVREAYGIDLEPEPNLIGCSLQA, encoded by the coding sequence GTGAACCTCGCCGAGCTCACGACATTCCGCGTGGGCGGCCCGGCGGGCTCGGTGGCCGAAGCGCACACGCGCGAGGAGCTCCGAGCCTTCTCGGACGTCCTGTTCGTCGGCGGCGGCTCGAACCTCCTCGTCGCCGACGAGGGCTTCCCCGGCCCCGTGTGCGTCATCCGGACATCCGGCGTCGAGGAGCGCCCGCTGCGCACCGAGCGCCGGGTCCTCACCGTCGAGGCGGGGGAGAACTGGGACGATCTCGTCGCGCGCACCCTCGACGCCGGTCTCGCCGGGCTCGAGGCGCTGTCCGGGATCCCCGGCTCGGTCGGTGCGACGCCGGTGCAGAACGTCGGCGCCTACGGGGCCGAGGTCGCCGATTCGATCGAATCGGTGCTCGTGTTCGATCGCCTGAGCGGCGACGAGCTCGTGCTCGGCCGCACCGAGCTCGAGTTCGGCTACCGCACCTCCCGGCTCAAGCGCACCGCCGCGAACACCGGTGCGGTGCAGTTCGTCGTCCTCGCGGTGACGTTCCGCCTCGCGGAGTCCACGCTCTCCGCCCCCATCCGCTACGCGCAGCTCGCGCGCGCTCTCGAGGTCGATCTCGGGGACCGGGTCGAGACCGCCGAGGTGCGCCGGGCGGTGCTCGATCTCCGCGCCTCGAAGGGCATGGTGCTCGATCCTGCCGACCACGACACCTGGTCGGCCGGCTCGTTCTTCACCAATCCGATCCTCCCCGCGAACGCGGCCCTGCCCGCCGATGCCCCGGTGTACCCGGTGGTCGACCCGGTCACCGGAGCGCGCGACGCGACGCTGCTCAAGACCTCGGCCGCGTGGCTCATCGACAACGCCGGGTTCTCCCGGGGCTTCGGCCTCGACGACCGCGCGACGCTGTCGACCAAGCACACGCTGGCGCTGACGAACCGGGGCGGGGCGCAGGCGGCGGACATCCTCGCCCTCGCCCGCCGCATCCGCGACGGCGTCCGCGAAGCGTACGGGATCGACCTCGAACCGGAGCCGAATCTCATCGGGTGCAGCCTGCAGGCATGA
- a CDS encoding TetR family transcriptional regulator has protein sequence MTKATAETAGSGELGRRVRAARNGAGLTLEQVSSKIGVSPATLSLIERDKVSITVDRLTDIAAALDLELDELVSPHRSDTRHDDTLPKVLEAAIECFTRWGYHGTSMRQIAQAANVSVAGVYHYYESKQQMLVAILDSTMTGLIDGVEGVRAKVADRPPEERFAAIVEALAYYHATSRGTAFIGASEMRSLEEPNRTRIAQLRRSVQHVIDEEAAAAVESGAFSVPDLKIACRVVANMCTSLAQWYSPSGPVGPEEAAADVAEYAVAIMKIGPRRAD, from the coding sequence ATGACTAAAGCAACAGCGGAGACCGCGGGCAGCGGAGAGCTCGGCCGCCGGGTGCGCGCGGCGCGCAACGGAGCGGGTCTCACCCTCGAGCAGGTGAGCTCGAAGATCGGTGTGAGCCCAGCGACCCTCTCCCTCATCGAGCGCGACAAGGTCTCGATCACCGTCGACCGGCTCACCGACATCGCCGCCGCCCTCGACCTCGAGCTCGACGAGCTCGTCTCCCCCCACCGGTCCGACACCCGGCACGACGACACCCTGCCGAAGGTCCTCGAGGCGGCCATCGAGTGCTTCACGCGCTGGGGGTACCACGGGACGTCGATGCGGCAGATCGCGCAGGCCGCGAACGTCAGCGTGGCCGGCGTCTACCACTACTACGAGAGCAAGCAGCAGATGCTCGTCGCGATCCTCGACTCGACGATGACGGGCCTCATCGACGGCGTCGAGGGGGTCCGGGCGAAGGTCGCGGACCGCCCGCCGGAGGAGCGGTTCGCCGCGATCGTCGAGGCGCTCGCCTACTACCACGCGACCTCGCGCGGCACGGCCTTCATCGGAGCGAGCGAGATGCGCAGCCTCGAGGAGCCGAACCGGACCCGGATCGCCCAGCTCCGGCGCTCGGTGCAGCACGTCATCGACGAGGAGGCCGCAGCCGCAGTCGAATCGGGCGCGTTCTCGGTCCCCGACCTCAAGATCGCCTGCCGGGTGGTGGCGAACATGTGCACTTCGCTCGCGCAGTGGTACAGCCCGAGCGGACCGGTGGGCCCGGAGGAGGCCGCCGCGGACGTCGCCGAGTATGCAGTCGCGATCATGAAGATCGGTCCGCGCCGGGCAGACTGA
- a CDS encoding MaoC/PaaZ C-terminal domain-containing protein, which yields MSAQSSPVPREEVRRSASDLAPRLADLEVGRTVVSASIPVSRADLVRYAGASGDYNHIHWNERFAREVGLENVIAHGMLTMGSVISRISEWAVDPGAIVDYRTRFTAPVVVPDAESGAPDTPTAFLEMTAVVGAVDPEAGIARLDVEVSAGEKKVLGRTQVKVRLS from the coding sequence ATGAGCGCCCAGAGCAGCCCGGTCCCGCGCGAGGAGGTCCGCCGCTCGGCGTCCGACCTCGCCCCCCGTCTCGCCGACCTCGAGGTCGGCCGGACCGTCGTCTCGGCGAGCATCCCGGTGTCGCGCGCGGACCTCGTCCGCTACGCCGGCGCCTCGGGCGACTACAACCACATCCACTGGAACGAGCGCTTCGCCCGCGAGGTCGGCCTCGAGAACGTCATCGCCCACGGCATGCTCACCATGGGCTCGGTGATCTCCCGGATCAGCGAGTGGGCGGTCGACCCCGGTGCGATCGTCGACTACCGCACCCGCTTCACCGCTCCCGTCGTCGTGCCGGACGCGGAATCCGGCGCCCCGGACACCCCGACTGCGTTCCTCGAGATGACGGCGGTCGTCGGCGCGGTCGACCCGGAGGCCGGGATCGCGCGCCTCGACGTCGAGGTCTCCGCGGGGGAGAAGAAGGTGCTCGGCCGGACGCAGGTCAAGGTCCGGCTGTCGTGA
- a CDS encoding cyclase family protein translates to MSDPTDLAELLASAPHNWGRWGPDDEVGSLNHLDAAQVLRGVAAVRSGRVCTLQRLIGDPAGDPVWPGRPQPSRRMHLDESKYEAGFPEMPGGAHSSDDSIRMSLQGSTQYDALGHVWHSGRIWNDRPASTTNGEMRFAGVDPIARRGVVGRGILLDLAGHLGVDAVPAGTAFDLADLLACADRQGVTIEKHDILLLRTNHLALFDADPEAFFADFCEPGLAYSPELVDWFAERGIPNLVTDTIGNEITTDPRTGFSLTLHNALMRNLGVAFTELCDFSALIEACRKTGRWEFLYAAAPLRVHGATGSPVNPIAVL, encoded by the coding sequence ATGTCCGATCCGACCGATCTCGCCGAGCTCCTCGCCTCCGCGCCGCACAACTGGGGTCGCTGGGGCCCCGATGACGAGGTCGGATCGCTCAACCACCTCGACGCCGCACAGGTGCTGCGCGGGGTCGCCGCTGTCCGCAGCGGGAGGGTGTGCACCCTCCAGCGCCTCATCGGGGATCCCGCCGGCGATCCCGTGTGGCCGGGCCGTCCGCAGCCGAGCCGCCGCATGCACCTCGACGAATCGAAGTACGAGGCGGGATTCCCGGAGATGCCGGGCGGCGCGCACAGCTCGGACGACTCGATCCGGATGTCGCTCCAGGGCTCGACCCAGTACGACGCGCTCGGGCACGTGTGGCATTCCGGTCGGATCTGGAACGATCGGCCGGCGTCGACGACGAACGGTGAGATGCGCTTCGCCGGGGTCGATCCGATCGCCCGGCGCGGGGTCGTCGGCCGCGGGATCCTCCTCGACCTCGCCGGCCACCTCGGCGTCGATGCCGTACCCGCCGGGACCGCCTTCGACCTCGCGGACCTCCTCGCCTGCGCGGACCGGCAGGGGGTGACGATCGAGAAGCACGACATCCTCCTGCTGCGCACCAACCACCTCGCGCTGTTCGATGCGGATCCGGAGGCGTTCTTCGCCGACTTCTGCGAACCGGGTCTGGCCTACTCGCCCGAGCTCGTCGACTGGTTCGCGGAGCGGGGGATCCCCAACCTCGTCACCGACACGATCGGCAACGAGATCACCACCGATCCGCGCACGGGGTTCTCGCTCACCCTCCACAATGCGCTCATGCGCAACCTCGGCGTGGCGTTCACCGAGCTGTGCGACTTCTCCGCGCTCATCGAGGCGTGCCGGAAGACCGGCCGGTGGGAGTTCCTCTACGCCGCTGCGCCGCTGCGGGTGCACGGGGCGACGGGTTCCCCGGTCAACCCGATCGCAGTGCTCTGA